The Miscanthus floridulus cultivar M001 chromosome 6, ASM1932011v1, whole genome shotgun sequence genomic interval GGAGCGCCAGCATCTCCTGAAGTGCTGGACTTGAACCGCTGAGCTTTTCACCATACGAGTCTTCGTCGTCATCGTTGGCCGGCAGGTCGTCGTACTCTCTGTGCTCATCTCCGGGCGCCGGGAGCGCCAGGGTCACCTGGCTGGGAGGAACTGGCTTGCTCAGCCTGGCGCTCAGGGATATCCTGGCGCGTTGAAGCGCCTGCAGGACACTCTCTATGTGTGCAATGCTGCATGACGGCGGTGGATACGACGACTGTGTGTCAAGCTGGCTGTCTGTGCAGTCATGGAACTGTGACGAGCTCCAGTCGGTGACCTTGCTGTTGAGGGTGTCACTCGATGGGCTCCCATCTGATGGTGCTCTGATGACGGCGTCGTGCTTAGGAGACCGAGCATTCGTACTGTAGCCTGAATCGCCGTCAGATATTTGGTCTCCGCGGTCTTGATCTTGCCTTGTGACTGTGCTGTCGTTGGAGCTTTCTGGTGCTGAAATGGAAGATGTTTGAGCACAACCATGATCGGGCTCTTCGTTTGCTTCACCTTCACGCCGCCGGGCACCGTTTTGGGGCGATTCTGAAAGGGAACCCTTCTGCAGACGTTCAGCAGTCGGGTTGTTGGTGCTGGCGAGGTTTTTCACATTTGATTTAGCCCCTGCATCTGTCTGATATGCCTTATTCTTTCGCTCCATGTCACCCTGAAATTTGTAAACACAGAAGCACGTGGGTAAAGTGATGTGCACGTTTTACAACGATGCACATATACAGTGTACTGTAGTGGCAACTAAGAGCAAAAGAACATAATTCAACAGTACTACAAAAATTAAATTTTCAGTTGCTTACCTTGTTTGCATTCCTGTTCTCGCTGTACTGCTTCTCCCACTCCCTCTGAGCTTTCTCCTCTTCCTCGTACTGCCCTATCAGCTCGGCCTGCCTCTCCAGCACCCTCTCCATCTCCCCATCCTCCTCGTACCTGATCACGTACTGGACGCCACCACCACCGGCCCCTGAACTCCGCTCATCGCCACCCACCTCGCCGTCCATGTCAGCCTGGCCATCGTCCGTGAAATCCGACCCGTCTTGCCGACCTTTCTGACTCCCCCCGCCCCCGTCGTCATCTTCCGTTGCCACCGACCTGCTGACATTGCTGAACACAGAAGCGCACGACCGCACCCTGTCAGGTAAGAAGACAGACCGAAGATGGACAAAGAGTGACATGTGCAATTCGACGTTGGCTCCGGTTTATGGCAGCACCTCAGCTCCACCCGCCTCTTGTTCTTGCGGCACGACTGCCCCACTCGGTACTTGGGCGAGGAATCGGAGGAGGAGAGCAGGTAGAAGTAGCTCCGCCTGTGCCTCTGCTTGAGCTGCCTGACCTTGCGCGGGCTCACGCTTCGGCCTTTCCACGAAAGGCCGCCGGGCTGGGCCGTCCCGGACAGCGCGTCCTCCGCCTCGCCCTTGGTTGCCGATGGctcctccccctccacctccCCGGTGGCGCCGGCCGTGTCGCCGCGCCTCTTGCCGTTGTCCTCCTCGCCGCTGTCCTGGCCAGAGTCGTCGGAGTCGTCGGCCACGTCCGAGAGGTGGCCGCCAAAGCCCTGGGACTCCAGGACGGCGAGCACCTCGGCGGCCGCCCGCTCCGCCTGCCGCCTCTGCGCCGTCACCGCCCGGACCTGCTCCTCCAGCTCCGCGACCTGAAAGCGACGCACACAACACAATCAATGCCGTCGACGTCAGAGGCAGTCCGCGCACGAGCGATGGGCGTGTCGACACGTACCCTCTTGACGAGCTCGTCCGCGCGCTCCTTGGCGGCGCGGGACACGGACCGCTCGGAGAGCAGCcgcgcgcggaggaagtcgacggtCATGGCCATGGAGTCCGCCATCTGCCCCGCGCGCGGCCGGCGGCCGCTAGCGCGCTACCGCACTGTTGCCGCGCGCACGAAGGGCCAGGCCACACGCCCACACTACACAAGTGAATCAACTGAGTTAGTCCCCAGGGGACGCGGCGCTCACTCACAGTCACATCACAtgccggcgcggcgcgggcgcctCGACCTCTTGCGCTTGTGCGGCGGCGGCCCCCCGGTCTGTCCATTTGCATTAAAAAAAAGAGGAACCGCTCGGTTTCCTGGGAGGAGCACGCGACGCAACAGGCCACCGACGCGCGGTAGTTACACTCGCCCCGGGTTGACACATGCACGCCGGTCGCACGCACGAGGACCATCAGCAACCGACTTACTGAGACGCCCTCCCGCAACGGTACGTCGCGCTGCGCCGTCGGTTTGCAAGCGCGACGCCTCACCTACTCGACGCGGGTCCAGTAGGCGGCCGGAGGCCGGTGGCAGCAATGGCACAGACAGTATCACGTGTTGGCATCTTACGGGCTGTACGCCTGTACCCCAGGAGTTGTTGTTTAGGTACGTGCTGAATCTGTCCAGACGCCATCGCGAGATCCTCCCGTTCTCCACCGTGGGCTGTTTGGACGGACGGGCACGCGTGGTACAGCTCGTCGTGTTTGCGCAACGCGACGCGGGGCCAGCCGAAGCCAACGCCAACGCCCCCGGCTATTGGGATGGAACGGCAACGGCAGGGGAATGATCTGCGAGTCGGACGGCACACGAGCGGCTGGCGGGCCATCCAACTCCGTTTGGAATCTTTTGTTTGACTGCCTCTGCCTGCCAGTGAGTGCCTCGCTTATTTCCAGTTCTGGACTAGAGATTACCGCAGTAGACTAGAGATTACCGCGTCAGTACTTCGTTAAATATCGCGGCTTCCAAAAGACTTCGATagatattttcaaaaaaaaaaaaagacatcgATGGTTTATTCAAATGAAGGTCAGCTCGTCGAACATAGAACCGGGGGTGGGTTCATAAATATTGATGATAAAAAAAGGCAATTAACAGACTTATAAAGAATGCAAAAGCGCTACTAATTTAACGCAAGGATTTGTGGCACGAGAAATCATCATAGTACATAACAGTTGGAAACATCCAAACGTCAGGAACCTTAGCCTTCCCCACTAGTTACCACAATACATTCATGCTAATCACCGCAGCCGATCCATGCTCACGAGACATCTCATGTGGTTAGGTTGCGATGATGAGTCGTAAGCCCAACAGCATGATGACAAGATTAGTCACCGCTGGCACAACCCCTGCAGCCGCAGTGGACACATTCTATCACCTGCTCCTCCCTCAGATGCTTGGGGACCCGGCAGACACAAGTCGTTGCAAAGTTGTGGTCACGTGTCTGTATGCACCGAAGGCAGCAAAGGCGCTCGTAACCTGGCTGCGAGAGGGCGAAATGTAGTAGTAAGAAATCAGGAAGACAGATTAAGCAcagatgaaaatatatttcacagCAGGCAATGCACAGGCACAAACTTGAGGAACATAACCGAATCAAAGCAAAACATTGAAACAGAACAAAGAAACATCAAGGGACTACCCCCAACCTTTTTTTAACATAGAATCTTCAGGTGAAAAAATGGATCTGTTGTAATTTCTTGTAGCTACCAAGTTAATTAACAATAAAATATTTGCCTCAATCACATATAATTAACAAGGTTGAGATGCAACCTAAAATTTTTGAAGTGACTTTTCATTATCTTCAAAAGGTGCAATTTTGACCACTATTTTTCTATGAGTATCTATAATATCTAACAAATGTATGAGATAATACAGGTGCTTCTCATACAAATTTATACAAGATTTTGATGTTCCCAACTAAGTTTTGAAAGCTGGTGGTGTTTCGAAAGTTTTACTGGATTCTCAACGCTGGACTCGCAGGAGACGCTGCACTGGGATCAAGTCTCTTTGTCTGTGACTCATTGCATGAGTGAAAACGTTGCTTCTAATGTTCTGGATGTCTGTGATGAGTGCGAATTTGGCTGTTAGGCCTTTATGTTTGTGGCGGGCGTGCCGTTACACTTGAACCTAAATGtttgaatgctttatgatcaatGAAACGGGGGAAACCTTTTTGTCTAGAAAAGTTTTACTGGATTTTTGTCAAAGCAAAGTATTTGGGACCAGAGGGATTATTTATCTTCAGTTGAACATTTCAGgataccactatccaaattaaGGGGAACCAAAAGAACATATTGGATGCCTGATAAATTCATTTTCAGTCAACTAAATATACCAGATCCAGCTACTGGTAACATTAGAAATCTCCTATtcagaaaataaacaaaaaacagTGGACTGGACTGCAGCATGCATGACAGTAATGGTTCCAGGTTTCAGTTAGTGGCTCATTCTGGTGCACAGAAAAGCTATACTATGCATCAGTAGCTACTGCAATCTACCATGTAAGCTATATAAATCTCACAAATTTAGAAAACCGAAGTGCAATAGTAAGATATCTATAATGCAATTTGCACGTACAATGTCTACAGAATACTTCCActaaacaaatctaccaacttaTAGCAGAATATATGGAAGATTAAcatgcctccctccctcccaccctCACCCCCAAAAGAACAGGATGTTGTGGAGAGAAAAAATCAAACAAACTGAGCAGTAGACCATGCACAACAAATATGGAACCAAGGATACTTACCTTTTTCCACTTTGCAATCAGGTTACGGTCTGCATAACCCTGGTCCAGGCAAAACTCATAAAGCTCCTGTGATATCTCCTTCCTTCTGTAGTAAAGATCATATATGTAGCGGCTCCTTTGATGAGAAATACGGAAAATAGGCCAAACAGCTTCACACTTTCTCTTCCCATCATGTGGATCATTTTCAGCTGCATGAGGACATAGCATTAGTAACAACCCTGTGCTAGCAAATAACAACTGACATCAGTAGTGAGTGCCTCAAATGAATAACCATCTGTGCATACCTTCTCTCATTTTCGCATCCAACTCACGGATTGTTGGTTCAATAAGCTCCCATCCTTCAGGATACTTGACACGGCTTGTTTTTATCTTAGGCATGCTTCCTCAATGAATGTCCTGGGAACATGTAAATGGAGTAAGAAAAAGGACGAACATAATACTTATGTAAACATAATATTCAATAAATCATAAAAGTCAAATGCTATTGCACTGATTAAAGTCAAATGCTATTGCATATGCTATTGCTACCCAATACCTCTCAAGTATATGAAACTGAGGGGCTTTACATAAGGAAACAGTACTATATGCTACATAAGACAAGGAAACATCCATAATGACACCGCACTAGGGGGCGATGCACCGCCATGGCTTAATGCCAACTACACATGCTCAGCCCTAATTCACAAACAACAATCACAACCTGAAGGTCGAGGCTCCAAATCGTAAGACTCGCTAACGTCACAATCTAGGATAGTACCAAAACCCTAAGGGCGTACTCGATGCGGGGCTGGGGTTTCAACCACGAAAATTTATGGAATGGAAACCAAACAAATCGCGGATGTGCTGCATCCATCCCAGCAAAAGAAAGATTTCGCAGAACAGAAACGCAATCTTATCTTAGAGACATGCATCGAATCGGGGTAGGGTTTCTTACGAACGGAAGGGGAACTCAGTCCAAGTCCGGGCAGATCTCCAATCCACACCAGACCACAATATGAGAGGAGGTGGGTGAAGACGAAGAGGGAGAGGCAGGGCACGCGCCGAgctcttttttttaataaaaaaaatctcgCTAAGGTTTCGCTTTTGCGGAACGGAAGCGGAAGAAGGCGGGGTCTGACTGTCTGTGATCGGCCTAGATGACGGTCAGGGTCTCTGGGAGGCTTCGTTTGGCAGTGAGGGATCAGTACTCACGTGGTAGACAACTCACGTGGGGATTGGGTGATCCCCTGCCCTCCACCCGATCCCCACCCACACCTGGTGCTCTAATCCCTTGAATCCCGTTAGTCATTTTTGGATGCAAATCATTGCTCGTCAACACGCTTCCCCGCTACGGACACGCTTCACCgatgccgtcgccgccgcggtgTACCCaaacagtggcggatgcacgatgcgggataaggtgGGCTAAAACAATAGAGATGTTGATTTGTacgaagatttaatggtgaaatcgcttttgctacagtaattaggcttgaaatcaagaaattaggggcgttggagccccccagccccccctgtggatccgccgctgTACCCAAACCCTAACAAGGGAAACCGGGTGAGGAGAAGGGGATGGAGGTGGGGATGAGGCCGAGGAGGAGACGGAGGCCACGTACCTGTATCAAGCGCGAGCGGTGGTGGCTCCCTCGCCGGCAGACCTGGCGGCGGAGTCGCGGTCGGGAGCGGTGGCGGAGTCGCTGCGGGAGCGCCGGAGCGAGACGACTCGCGCGAGTCGCGAGAGCAAGCGACGCGAATTCCCGGCCTCGGGTGAGGATATTTCTTTCTCCCTTGGATCGGCTTGGGTGGAGCGGGTTTTTCTCCAACCCGACGTCACCCAAATGCAATTTTTGTGCATCCACGTGGGTGGACCCCCGGCGTGGGTTGGCTTCCATGGGAGGCCGGGATCCACTGTAATCCCCTCCGATCCAAGGCTATCCAAACGAAGCcggaaaggggaaggggaagaaggggaagaaggggaaaaggTGGTGTCTGTGTTCCAATGAAGTTTGGGCCGACCGTGGTGCAAAGAAGCTGCTGGACTGGACTTGCTTTGTGGCCTTTGTAGCAGGGATGAAAACAAATtcgatacggacggatatcaccgatattatatttgttttcatatttttctctggattcggattcgaatatggatagtgtcaactatgtcggataagatacgattggatatcgatatcataaatatgcgatttgagcattcggatacggatacggtatcggatgttggatatccgaattcagatacggacagatctcaatccTTCTCAATAGATTCAGTTtagaatacggtcggaaaatatccgtaccatttgaATCTCTACTTTCTAGTCTAGTCGTAAAAATTTGGGACTCCGCTTTCGCGAACGATGACGTCTTCGAATCGTTATGGCTGTGGGGCGTGACCTCCTCTTGCGCGACTTGCCAAACAAATCCATCGGAATCAGGATCCGGATATAACCGCCGATTTTAATGGAAGCTAAGCTTCCTAGCGTAACAGCTGATCCCTTCCAAACCGGTCAGCGCAGTAACCAAACATCCGGACGCGTATACCGTCGCCACGCGCGCGCCGCTGGTTCGCCGCCGCGCGGTCGACGCCGCAGAGGCAGAAGGCACCCCGGGAGCGCAGGGGGGCGCCGCAGACGCAGAAGGCTCGATGTGGTTGGAGGAGGTGAGGGGGAGGGAGCGCGGGGAGCTGCGCGCCCGGCGGTTCGAGGCCAGCGCCCGGGCGCGCCGCGCGGCCTCGCTCGCGCTCTCCAACCGCAAGGAGTTCGCCACCCCGCACCACGGCGCCGTCAACTCGCTCcaggtccctcttcttcttcctcttctccccctTGCCGCTATTAGATTCTTAACTACTGCAACCACGGCCTCAAACAAAACTGATTTATCTGCTAATCTCATCGAGAAGCACATCAATTTACATTTGCCATCGAATCACGGGGTCCTTGTTATGCAATGTGTGAGTCGCGTTTGCTGGTGTTTATAATCTGACCATATGGTCAGGTTGATTTGACAGAGGGGAGGTACCTGCTCTCCGGGGCATCGGATGGGTCGGCCGCTGTGTTCGATGTGTGGAACGCGACGGAATACGAAGCCGGGTTCATAGCGAAGCACAGGAACATACTGCTTGTGGACAAGCAACACCAGAATGGCCACAGGTTCGCCGTCTCGGCGGCCGTTTGGTATCCTGTGGATACTGGGTTGTTTGTCACAGCATCCTTTGACCAGTATGTCAAAGTTTGGGATACCAATTCGACTCAAGTATGTGCCTGCATTCTCAGTTACCCATCTTTCTCTGTTTCCTTCCCCTGTTTCGTGATCCTGGATGTTCTGATTTTTGTGTGCACTATTTTGTTTTCTCAGGTCGTCATGGAATTTAAGATGCCTGGAAAAGTGTACACTGCAGCCATGTCTCCAGTCGCAACAACGCACATGCTCATCGCTACTGGGACCGCAGATGTTCAGGTCCGTCTGTGTGACATTGCTTCTGGAGCCTTTACCCACACGTTGTCAGGTCATCGTGGTTAGTTTCTTTGTGCTAATGCAGTGATGAAAATATGCTTGTTTTTCTTGTATGGTACCTTCTTATCTCCGCCCATCATCTTAGATGGCATCATGTCTTTGGAGTGGTCTGCCTCAAGTGAGTGGATTTTGATGAGTGGTGGCTGTGATGGGGCAATACGTTTTTGGGACATTAGACGAGCTGGATGCTTTCGGGTTCTGGATCAATCACGGTCTCAACTTGGAAAGAGGCCTCCTCTTGTTAAAAGTGCTGTAGAGAATGTATGTTCACTCTCTCTGTTATTACCATTTGTTTTTGTATTTGTAATTATTTCTCGAGAGTATTTGGTCAGAGaaaggtactccctccattccaaattataagtctttctagcttttctagatacataacttttactatgcatctagacataatcTGTATCTAGGTgaatagcaaaaactatgtacctagaaaagccagaacaacttataatttggaacaaagggAGTACTAAAGAGCTGCTTACCATCATATGGCGACAATTCTAGAGCTATTAACCTTCAAGTAGTTTACAAAACTCTCTGTTATATTGGGTTCGATAGCATTGAAGTTTCAGCATATGTAGATAGCCTTACAGTGCTCTAATATTGCTATATTCTTTACTGCACCTGAGATAAATTGAATATTTGATACTCCCTCCTTCCCAAAAAGAATGTAACTCTCACTTTTCGAGTTGTCAAACAGTTTTAAGTTTGAACAAATCTGTACAAAAATTACTGACATTTTTGGTACCTAATAAGTATGATTAGAATAaacatggaatatattttcatagtattacCTATTTGAAGTCATAAATGtaaatactattttctataaacatagtCAAACTTAAGGAAGTTTGGCTCAATACAAACCTAGAATTGCATCCTTTTTGGACCGAGGTAGTAAATCATATACATTTTTTTACTAAAGCAGGATCACACAGATTCCTTAGGACCTTCACCTTCCACAAGGAGCTCAGCTCAGAAAAGGGCAGGCATTTCTAAGAAGAGCTCACAGGCTTTGCGCAAAATTCAAAACCTAACACATGGACAGATGCAACAGAGATTGCATCCCGGTTTGTCATCCAGTCAAAACCGTGCTACAGCTCATTATGGTGCTGTTACTGGATTACGAACTACTACAGATGGGATGTACCTTCTTAGCTCAGGTAAGTGAATTTAAGTTATACTATTTTGAACACATTGCTGCTTGTTGCATGCCAGCTATTGACATAGTGTCCTATAAGCATTACTATGCGATAATATTTTCAGTAGTAAAGCTGTTACTAAGACAGGTATTATCCCTTCTCTGTAGGATCTGATTCTCGTTTAAGACTGTGGGATATCGATTCAGGCTGCAATACTCTGGTCAATTTTGAAGCTATGCGATTGCAGACAGGCAAGCCATTACAATTAGCTGTCACTGAGGATCCTTCACTTGTATTTGTTCCATGTATGGCAAGCATCAAGGTGCGTTCCTGACTTCCTGTTTTCTAGTTTGCCAGTTTGCTGAAGCATTCTTGAGGTTCACATTTCACCGTTGTTATATATGTTTAGGCATATAATTTATGGTCTGGTACAACATTTCGAACATTCCGAGGTCACTATGAACTTGTGAATTGCTGCTACTATAGTGAACAGGACCAAGTAAGTTTGCGTGTTTACTGTCAATGTGTTGAGAGTTTCAATAGGACTCCATTTCTAAGTGTTCAGGAATGCAGGAACTTTACACTGGCGGCAACGACAGGCAAATTCTTGTGTGGTCTCCATCAACTCCAGCTTTTACTGAGATGGTATATCATCTATCCGTTATTTCCCTGCAAGCCCTTTTTGTGTGGTTGCCTGGCTAACTCTATTGTCTAACAGTTGTGAGCAAGAATATGGCATAGGTTTTAGACAAATTCCTTGAATCTTGACACTAGTAAAACTCTTACAggaagatgatgacaagacccTTTCAGGAGCTGACGAGGATAACTGGAGCGACTAAGAAACATGTTCCTTCTTCCCTGGAACCGGGAGGACTACTTGTATATACTGACATTGATGTTAGTGATAACAAATAACATGTCGAGGTTGTTAGCTCTTGTTAGCAGCCCCTATATGCTGTATTGACTTGGTATATTTTCGAAAATATTGTACATTACCATGTGAAATTTTGACAGATCATTGAATAATTTGTAGATTTACCTCATGAGGATAGAGGGATGTTGGGGCCTCACTAAAATGTTATTTGGCCCTGGAGCATTGTTTTCTTCACTTCGTAGATGTTTATGTGTATTAATGCTTTACCCAAAAGTAAGAAAATTCCTTTGAGCAAATAGGCAGAAGTGTAGCCTTAGGCTATGTTTGATTCAGCTTCTGAAAAGTGATTTTGCTGCCAAAAAGTAGAAAGTCAATGAAACggtctttttcagaagcagctgttttCGCGTAGTACAAACTTTCGCAACACTTTACACCGTGCTTTTGGCTTTCAGCTTTTGTCTTTTCCAAATGCATGGAAATATAGAAGCATTTTACAACTGTTTCAAGGAAGATAAAGAGATGGGTGGGTTTTATATAGTTTAACCAAACAGACTACAACAATTTTTTCACAGCTTATAGCTCACAACAAATTTTTTCAGAGACTCTTAGAATATCAGAAGCTTGTCTAAAATTGCCGAAAAGTTAGCCTTCTATGATAATATTGGTAATAATCTGGCAAAGGGGGATTATTTAGGAGTAGGCTCCACGGACAATGGGGATGGAATAGCTGTTGGATGGTTAAGACATCACGTCTTTAGACATAAAGGACACGAGTTTTTTGTACCCCATgtctacttttttttttgaaacattttagatagttttggtagatgaaaagGGGATTGTGAGAGCAGACATTCCTTTAGAAGGGTAGAATCCAAATATAGTGTTGAACAAGTAGGCCTAACTGTTGTTGCATAAGaccataagttcagaaggcaaagCTCAGAACAAGTAGCTTGCAAAGCAAAACCGGATCTATTTGAGAATAAACGCTAAGCTCAGAAGATTCAATTTTCCGAAATGAAGCCGAGTGTAGAATAGTGTGTCAGCGCCCATGAATCACATGATCACATCACGAAACTCAGTAGAATAGCGTGTCAGCGTCCATGAACCACGTCAGGAAACCAGACTCTCGAGCAATATGGCATTATTATTTCCTCCCGAATGCATCGGGAAATCATGTTCTGTTCACATCCTCACGGGAACAGTTACACAGAAGATGGAACGCCACCAGGCTTATTCCAAAGCTCAGCTTCGCATGCACTGGCACTACCGCAACTATCAGAACCAGACTTTCATACCCAATGTATTCAGAAATCACAACCTAAGGGCTTCAATTCTAAGATGCAAAGGCCTATTGCATCGGCTCTCTTCTATAGTTATGCACAGCTAAGCCAACCACCCTCAGTGACCCGGTCAAAAGTAGCACAAAAGAATAGAGTAGAACCTACCACCATCTGTGTTACAGGCCTCTGTTTCTCTTGCACTCTTCTTCAGATCCTCTGGCATCGTATGATGCCTGCAGCACCTCCATAGCACAGCCATCTCTCGCTACCTTTGTTCATGTTCCATCGCACTTGATGCAAAGCAACAGAATTCGGAGGGATGACTTTAAGGTCTTTAGGGGATTCACCACCCTTGCTGTTCCATGTTCCATCATTCTCTTCCTTTGTAGGACTGGCTAAAATTATTGCACCGGCTCCTTGTTCTTCACTGTGTCCATCGTCTTGATCATCACCAGATTCTGTGTTTACCATGCCTGCTGCTTGTTCTTCACTGTGTCCATCATCTCGATCACCGTCAAGTTCTTGATTTACAGCGCTTGCTCCTTGCTCTTCGCTTCGTCCATCATCTTGATCGTCATGAACTTCTGGATTTACAGCGTCACTGTTTCCTGTGGGGGAGTTGAGCTGACATGTCAGCAGGCCAGTGACATCGCTTGTAGCGAGGGCCTGAACTATATTTTGGCATGGTTTTGAACTCCTTTTGGTCACCACAGGAACATTTGGTAATGGAGATGTTTGCAGCCTGCTGCCAATCTTAATATTTTCTCCCTCCTCTGATAATGATCCAGAGAGGAAATAAGGAACACGGTTACGCCCAGGTTCTTTATCCCAGAACCTCGAATTAAGCTACAGCAAGTTAAATATTTGCTTAGAACACTGCAACTCAGAACGACAAGAAATGTAGTTCATGATATCAACTAGAAAGTTCACCTGGAAGTACACAGTAGTACCATCTGCCCCACAGTAAGCCGCACAACCTGGACATCAGCAAACAAATATTATGAATTTAAGGACCACTACAAGCATTTGACACCTTGAGGCAAAGCAGAAGTTACTGCATAATCAGGAAACGATCTAGGACTGATACTAAAAGAAGATAAGTTGCCACTGTTTTGGAAAGCGTCTGGAGGCAGTGTATATTAATAAACTGGTAGGGGTCGATCAGGAAAATCTCAAAGCTGCATCCACCTTTATGTCTGGTAGTGATGTCAGTTAAGATGGATACTTTCTGGTGTGACGGTTTTTCTCATGTAAGCTACTGATCCCAGCTCTTTTTTTCTGTTTCATACAACACCTTTCAGACTTGTAAAAAATTCTCTCTTCTGCCATAGTGATCCAAGTTGCAGGGTGGATCATCCATTAAATTTTCTAAAAAATCTACAGACCCactatcatccattgaactaTGTATCAACTATCAAATTGCAAACTAATAATTTCATGAGAAACAAAACCAGTAATTACTACTAGCAAAGTTCTGCAGGAAGATCTGCTTAAATTTCTATTAGCAACAA includes:
- the LOC136456890 gene encoding uncharacterized protein isoform X1, with product MADSMAMTVDFLRARLLSERSVSRAAKERADELVKRVAELEEQVRAVTAQRRQAERAAAEVLAVLESQGFGGHLSDVADDSDDSGQDSGEEDNGKRRGDTAGATGEVEGEEPSATKGEAEDALSGTAQPGGLSWKGRSVSPRKVRQLKQRHRRSYFYLLSSSDSSPKYRVGQSCRKNKRRVELSNVSRSVATEDDDGGGGSQKGRQDGSDFTDDGQADMDGEVGGDERSSGAGGGGVQYVIRYEEDGEMERVLERQAELIGQYEEEEKAQREWEKQYSENRNANKGDMERKNKAYQTDAGAKSNVKNLASTNNPTAERLQKGSLSESPQNGARRREGEANEEPDHGCAQTSSISAPESSNDSTVTRQDQDRGDQISDGDSGYSTNARSPKHDAVIRAPSDGSPSSDTLNSKVTDWSSSQFHDCTDSQLDTQSSYPPPSCSIAHIESVLQALQRARISLSARLSKPVPPSQVTLALPAPGDEHREYDDLPANDDDEDSYGEKLSGSSPALQEMLALPAPEDYHERDREDSTLDDAATSNVEKSSSSSPPREEMLALPAPGDDYRKEIEDYMKIPVGTPGLFLLPIDSFPVDEKMFSGTACGSGFSLGAGARHARSIFSNTAASCGAATLVPSISGDGSGFPSRQGIDLQASALLSVLASGRCISVPTPDFAVGTGSTPFLSGIPGLQDLNRGTALADADLFMQRGIDCTISNKWML
- the LOC136456890 gene encoding uncharacterized protein isoform X2; the protein is MADSMAMTVDFLRARLLSERSVSRAAKERADELVKRVAELEEQVRAVTAQRRQAERAAAEVLAVLESQGFGGHLSDVADDSDDSGQDSGEEDNGKRRGDTAGATGEVEGEEPSATKGEAEDALSGTAQPGGLSWKGRSVSPRKVRQLKQRHRRSYFYLLSSSDSSPKYRVGQSCRKNKSNVSRSVATEDDDGGGGSQKGRQDGSDFTDDGQADMDGEVGGDERSSGAGGGGVQYVIRYEEDGEMERVLERQAELIGQYEEEEKAQREWEKQYSENRNANKGDMERKNKAYQTDAGAKSNVKNLASTNNPTAERLQKGSLSESPQNGARRREGEANEEPDHGCAQTSSISAPESSNDSTVTRQDQDRGDQISDGDSGYSTNARSPKHDAVIRAPSDGSPSSDTLNSKVTDWSSSQFHDCTDSQLDTQSSYPPPSCSIAHIESVLQALQRARISLSARLSKPVPPSQVTLALPAPGDEHREYDDLPANDDDEDSYGEKLSGSSPALQEMLALPAPEDYHERDREDSTLDDAATSNVEKSSSSSPPREEMLALPAPGDDYRKEIEDYMKIPVGTPGLFLLPIDSFPVDEKMFSGTACGSGFSLGAGARHARSIFSNTAASCGAATLVPSISGDGSGFPSRQGIDLQASALLSVLASGRCISVPTPDFAVGTGSTPFLSGIPGLQDLNRGTALADADLFMQRGIDCTISNKWML
- the LOC136456891 gene encoding protein BUD31 homolog 1-like encodes the protein MPKIKTSRVKYPEGWELIEPTIRELDAKMREAENDPHDGKRKCEAVWPIFRISHQRSRYIYDLYYRRKEISQELYEFCLDQGYADRNLIAKWKKPGYERLCCLRCIQTRDHNFATTCVCRVPKHLREEQVIECVHCGCRGCASGD